A region from the Benincasa hispida cultivar B227 chromosome 10, ASM972705v1, whole genome shotgun sequence genome encodes:
- the LOC120088275 gene encoding uncharacterized protein LOC120088275, with protein MGNADDTRCVFPLTNLQIGDLQSYLSDLSLFLAPESKKFYILVDNRPWLREFGSRPARLWQLMVTKSRLSPFANRKVRRDRNSERVAYQRPKITKPKKSLRWFPLINAVTLSRKKLLLPMPPVKNLRKSFVLNNELHGILYGFIVFEVSWNNVRGINYLNELQTDTSLAIEAKYMQRWEFDCISQAAASIPSWFLGSPADGQLLKNYLESATGEIFYDALDDFHDVEDSYLNSIPIMEDEIISYKNLYMNNDFLECTDGEQNLHSTTAEDSTNTLQTPPPTGPNKRRKVTKFIGPNNEDDTYLEERKNRIIDLPSVPEIHDTNCQDVVEATQYKDVLILFRFNDRDLPFKLKQVIMSDLRLLTLLEAGLPSWVIFLQSYPVFCHLYRPWMCPFARALYVLVSVITVLIGFYDLYKNVPLLKAAASRLCGPLFDWIETWEMVSRIKYLGTMLFLHNFEKALTWFLTISRTTRSFLSILAQPLASPVMELLGFLLPVGSTFIEFVGNFFSVIWDVIEFCCTMVVDSIELLLLPIWFIVSTLWRCVTMILLPILWIISEILYAPIRAVLSLASFVTYICTGIYDMFGGIQIFLSSVFQVASVSEVAVATSEVSVLRTLWNDLFSQVFRAVRSILNGFVAFFTACNRHRLSIYNHVQECFERLSGRMRGSEQEASSSKHVYMPHRLTSIYGQSMEKRKDHTD; from the exons ATGGGGAATGCTGATGATACTCGTTGTGTATTTCCTTTGACCAATTTGCAAATTGG CGACCTGCAGTCGTATCTCTCTGATCTTAGCCTCTTCTTGGCACCTGAGAGTAAAAAGTTTTACATCTTGGTGGACAATCGGCCATGGTTGAGAGAATTTGGTTCTCGGCCTGCTCGCTTGTGGCAGCTGATGGTTACGAAG TCGAGGCTCTCACCTTTTGCAAATAGGAAAGTACGGAGGGATAGAAATAGTGAACGGGTGGCTTATCAGAGACCCAAAATTACTAAACCAAAGAAGTCCCTGCGGTGGTTCCCATTGATCAATGCAGTAACACTGTCTCGAAAGAAACTTCTACTTCCTATGCCTCCTGTGAAGAACCTTAGAAAATCTTTTGTCCTAAACAATGAACTGCATGGAATATTGTATGGTTTTATTGTTTTTGAAGTTTCATGGAACAATGTTAGAGGTATAAACTACTTGAATGAGCTTCAG ACGGATACGTCTCTGGCCATAGAGGCTAAATATATGCAACGATGGGAATTTGATTGCATATCTCAAGCTGCTGCGAGCATACCTTCTTGGTTCTTGGGTTCACCCGCCGATGGCCAACTGTTGAAGAATTATTTGGAATCAGCCACAG GAGAAATTTTCTACGATGCTTTAGATGATTTTCATGATGTTGAAGACAGTTACCTCAATAGCATTCCCATTATGGAGGACGAGATTATCTCTTACAAAAACTTATACATGAATAATGATTTTCTGGAGTGCACCGATGGTGAACAAAACCTACATTCTACCACGGCAGAAGACAGCACAAATACACTACAGACACCTCCTCCTACTGGTCCGaacaagagaagaaaagttACAAAATTTATTGGCCCAAATAATGAAGATGATACCTATCTGGAAGAGAGGAAAAACAGAATTATTGATTTGCCCAGTGTCCCAGAGATTCATGATACTAATTGTCAAGATGTAGTTGAGGCTACACAATACAAAGATGTATTAATTTTGTTCAGGTTCAATGATCGGGACCTTCCATTCAAGTTAAAACAAGTAATAATGTCTGATCTACGGTTGCTCACCTTGTTAGAAGCTGGTCTTCCATCCTGGGTCATCTTCCTTCAATCTTACCCAGTGTTTTGTCATCTCTATCGTCCTTGGATGTGCCCTTTTGCAAGAGCATTATATGTGCTGGTATCAGTTATCACTGTTCTCATAGGATTCTATGATTTATACAAAAATGTCCCACTTTTGAAGGCAGCAGCGTCTCGTTTGTGTGGACCCCTTTTTGATTGGATTGAGACTTGGGAGATGGTATCAAGGATCAAATACTTGGGAACAATGTTGTTCTTACATAATTTTGAGAAAGCTCTTACGTGGTTTCTTACTATTTCACGTACTACACGATCTTTTCTTTCAATCCTGGCTCAACCATTGGCAAGTCCTGTCATGGAACTTTTAGGGTTCCTACTTCCTGTTGGTAGTACTTTTATCGAATTTGTGGGGAACTTCTTTTCAGTAATCTGGGATGTCATTGAATTTTGTTGCACTATGGTTGTTGACTCAATCGAGTTGTTGCTCTTGCCAATATGGTTCATAGTCTCAACCCTCTGGAGATGTG TAACAATGATTTTGCTTCCTATATTGTGGATCATTTCCGAAATCCTATATGCTCCAATTAGAGCGGTCCTTTCATTAGCTAGTTTTGTCACTTACATATGCACCGGCATTTATGATATGTTCGGAGGCATACAAATTTTTCTCAGTAGTGTTTTTCAAGTTGCTTCTGTTTCAGAGGTAGCAGTTGCCACTTCTGAGGTTTCTGTTTTGCGTACACTTTGGAATGATCTCTTCTCTCAG GTTTTTCGAGCTGTTCGAAGTATATTAAATGGATTTGTTGCCTTCTTCACTGCTTGCAACAGACATCGGCTCAG CATCTATAATCATGTACAGGAATGTTTTGAAAGATTATCTGGACGAATGAGAGGCTCAGAGCAGGAAGCAAGTAGCAGTAAACATGTATATATGCCCCATCGTCTGACTAGTATATATGGACAG TCCATGGAAAAGCGCAAAGATCACACGGATTAG